TTTTTTTCAAAATATCGCTTATCCGTATTACTTCCAAGACCCAAATCCCCAATAGGAATCCAACCGTAACTCAAAAGAAAAATGGATAAGGAATCTTGCATAGACTTTGGCTTTCCTTTTTCAAAACGAATCATTCGAAACGGCTGCATCGGAACTCCAATGGCTTTCATTTTATCTTTAAAATCATTTATACCAACACTAGTTTGGCGAGCTTGATAAATCGCATCCAAATAATCTCTAGGTAAAAATTTTACTTCCTCACTAGGTTTTTCATAAAAAGCGGTCACATCCCCCGGATATACAGCTTCTTTATCTAAATACTCATCAGTAACATAGTACTTAATAAATTGATTTTTAGAAGAGAATTTATACTTAACAGTTTGTTCTCCAGGTAAGTCTTCGATGGATAACTTCTTCATTTGAACTCGGTTCCTTTGAATGAAAGTTGGCTGGTAGGCCGGATCGGAAAACTTAACAGATCGAATTCTTTGTTGTTCATTCGATGGCGGATGAAGGATAGCTATTTGTGCTTTTGATAAGGAAACAGAATCAAGTTTGAATTTTAATGTAACTTCTAAATTGTATTCTTCTTCTCCTGAAGCAATAAAACGTTCTGTCTCAACGAAGGGAATATTTTTGATTTCCTTATTTTCGCGGTCTACAACCCAAAGTTTAGATCCACTTAGTAAAACACCACGAATAGATCTTAGATTTGTTTTAATCGATCCTGTAATTTTTCCTGTTTTCGTGTCATACCGGTAGATGCTATTATCTGCCGAATCCGAAATCCATAAGGAATCTCTCCCATAACAGATGTCACGCGGCCGAGTGCGATCCGTGAAAAATCCACCTATCAAAAGTGAAGTCGATTGATCATAAATTTGAACTTTTCCAGAATCCAAATCCAAAATATAATAATAATTTCCGACGCTGGCAATACCGGCAACATTGGAAAGGGGGATCTGAATTTTATCAGTAATCCCACCGGAGTTGGGATCTAGTTTCAGAATCTGTTTGGGTGCCACGACAAGAAGTTTGCCTTCACGAGCATCAAAACTAATACCACGCAGGTTTGCTAAACCTAAGTTAAAGATCTCTTGTTCACCAATTTCATTGATTTTAATAATTGCACGACGATTGGTATCAATGTACCAAAAATTGATTCCATCCCAAGCAAGACCGTATGCTTTCTCTGTAAGTTTGTATTCCTTACTTTCCTGTGCCAATAATCCGAATGAAAAGAATGTTAATAATAATAAAATACGAATCATTAATCTAACCCAACGCTTTGTGTTATCAGACGAAAAATATCCATGAGTAAAGATGATTCCTCAAATTCGGAACCCAAGATAATCGGTTTCGGAACAAAAATGATTAGGAATGTTACTAACATTGATGCTCCAAAGTAAAAACGAAATTTTCCAATTCCCGATACGGAATCGCGAATAAAGGGGTGTTCGATCTTCACAACATAATAGATAATAAAACCCCAAAGTAGCCAAGTAAAATGAACCAAAGCGAAAATCATAAAAAACACAAATAAACGGTGAATCCATTTTCGATAATTTTCACCAAACATAGAATAGATGACGTGACCACCGTCCAATTGACCAAAAGGAAGTAGGTTTACTGCTGTAATTAAAAGACCCACCCATCCAGCTTTAGCAAGTGGGTGCGCTTGTATATCCATCGTTGAAAGATCAATGGGGCCGAGGATCCACTGAGTAGTAAAATAAGTGAAAAGGCTATCGCCAAAAAACAAAAAACCAGATCGATCAAAGTCTGGTGGAATTTCAATCACTTTGGACAAACTAATACCCACTAACCAGGCAATTACAGAAAGGATTAAACTTGCTGCGGGTCCACCAATACCAATATCGAATAAAACCTTTTTATCAGGAATTTGTTGTTTGATTTGGATCACAGCTCCCATGGTTCCGATCGGTCCCACTGGTAAAGGAATGAAGTACGGCCATGTGGCTTTCACACCATAATACCTGGCGGGTAGATAATGGCCCATTTCATGGGCTAGTAAAATGAATAACAAAGAAGCCGAATAGGGCCAGTTCTCAAAAAACATAAGTTTATAATTCTCTAATGTTTGAGGAATTTGAGGATTGAGAAAAATATCAGAGTAAGTTAAAGTAAAAAAAGTAAGAATGAATAAAAGAATGTGTATTGTTTTTTTTGATTCCAAAGTCGGAACAACCTAGAAATTTATTTCTACTCGAAAGAATATAGAACTTAAGTTTAGAATCAATTAGAAACCCAAACAGCAAAAGAAATTTAAAAGGTTCTCAAGGATCTGAACTTCATTCAGATTGAACCTTAATTCCTGCACCATTTGGAAAAACTGTGTCAATTCCTTACGAAATGGCAAAGTTGATTCTTTTTTGCAGATCCTTTGAAATGAAATTTTTCTTCCTCAAATTGGGTCTTTGGATTCCATTGAACAAGTGAATTTTTTGTACAGATCCTCAGTTCCTTATCCTTTTAAATCTTTCCCAACCCTTGGAAAAGTTGACTCGTCTAATCAGTAATTATAAAACCAACTAATCAATGTTTGAAAATATAAAAATTATCAAAAAATTTGACCCGGCAGCAAAATCCTATTTGGAAATTGTGCTTTGTTACCCTGGGCTGCATGCCCTATGGCTCCATAAATTCGCTCATTTACTTTATAAACTTCGATTGCCCATCATCCCAAGACTGGTAAATTACATTAGTCGGTTTTTAACGGGCATTGATATCCACCCTGGTGCCAAAATTGCGCCAGGTGTTTTTATAGATCACGGTTCTGGAGTAGTGATTGGAGAAACTGCAATTATAGGCAGTGGTTCCCTCATCTTCCAAGGAGTGACCCTTGGGGGAACAGGAAAAGAATCCGGAAAACGACATCCAACGATTGGTAAGCATGTAGTAATAGGAGCAGGGGCGAAAGTTCTAGGAAATATCACAGTTGAAGACCATGTCCGAGTTGGTGCTGGATCTGTTGTTATGCGAAATGTTCCGGCAGGTTGTACTGTAGTGGGAATTCCTGGTAAGGTAGTTAAGGCTGGTGACATAGCGTCTGATAGCGTAGAACAAATGTTAGAACACAATCAAATGCCAGATCCAATTGCCAAAGTATTTTCTGTTCTACTGGAAAAAGTCGAAACTCAACAACAGCTCATTAACAAACTTTACGAAAAACAACAACTGTTAGAAAAATCTTCAATTGAAGCTCAAGAAGATGATAGATTCCTTCAAGAATTCATTCATGGAGATGGAATTTAAAATTCTTTTAAAAGTTCTGTCTTCTTGCGGTTGTATTCCTCATCTGTTATGAGTTGGTTCTTTCTCATTTCTTCTAATGCTTTTAGTTTTTCTGGAACTGATTTCCATTGTTCCACTGGTGCAATGACCTCTTCCTCCTTTGGATACTTATAGAGAGGAGGATTTGGAATCAATTCTGGAATCTGATAAACAACCACATTCCCATAAATACCATTTTTACTAACAAGTTTGTCTTTATACAAACTTGTATGTTGTTTGTCTCGTAGCCAAAGTTCGGGTCTATAGATTGGTTTGATTGGGGAAGGATGAAAAATCACCCAATCTTCGAATGAATACTGCGTTTGGAAACTGATATTAGTATTGATTTCATGAAATAATAAAACCAAACCTTCTTCTGTACCTAAGATATAAAAACTTGTTTTTAGTATTTTTACGTTCGGTGCGAGAATATCATCTAACTTAAAAATACAAAGATACACTTTTGGTTCTTTATTTGTAACTACCTTCTCAGCAAATTTTTGTATTTCAGGCAGATAGGCCTCTGGAACCAAAACCTCCCAATCTTCATAAGCAAGGACACCTCGTTTGTATTGGATGGACTTTAGTACATTGGGTAGTTCAGTGAATTTTATTGTGTCTATGTTAAGTTTTGAAACTTCATTTGGAAAAATCTTCCGCCATTCATCTTCCTCCACTTCAAAAAAAGCCAAAGATGCGGAAGAATCTATAAGTTTAATTTTACTAGCAAAACTGGAACAATCGGTAATAAAAAAAATAAGAAGCAAAACAAAGGATTTTTTTGAACTTGCCGTTAATGAATTTATGAATACGCTGAAAACCGTGTATCGACTGGTTTTGTTTTTGATTGTATTTGGTTTTTTATCTGGCGAAAAATGGAATGCACAGGCCATGCCACAATTTCAGATGAAGGACCAATATGGGCAATCGTATTCTGACAGTTCCGTAAAAGGAAAACCTGTCGTATTAATGGGATGTTTCCTTCGTGATCTGGAACTCTGCCGCAAACAAGGCCGAAAACTCTACTGGAAAATGCAAAATTTACTTTGGAAAGATAGTTCGAAAGTTCACTTCCTTCTTTATTTGGATTTCCAAGAAACAAACAAACTTGTGGAAGATTACCTAGAAGAATCCAAAACAAAACAATTTGAAAGTATTCTTTTGGATCGCAAAGGCCACCTTTCCGTCGGTCTAACCAAAGGCGAATCCTACATACGAATATTTAATAAATCAGGCAAACTAGTTTCTTCATCCTATCAGGAACAAATGGATGAAGATCTTATCCGAGAAATATATGGCATTCTTAAAAAAGAAATATAACTTTCACAATTATTTATTATGTACGCTAATCTTCGTTAGTGTTTCTAATTGTTTTCAAAAAAATGAAAACTATTATCAGTTTTGGAAAGGATATGACCATCTGCAACGGTCCATCAAATCTACCTCAAAAAACGAAGTATTTTTTGCAGCCCTTGCTGGCAGTCTCAGCGAAGAAAACGAATCCCAACTTCCAAAGACTCCAGAAGGTTATCCTTTCCTTTCCCTCTCCGGTAGCATTGACAACCAACAGAATTGGAACCTGCATTGGAATGAGCCAGAGCCAACTAAATACGATTTTCTTGCTAAAGTTACTTTTACACCCAAACAATGGGAAGAACGAGAGATTTATGCTGTGGAAAAAAAGACCATTCATAAACTAAACGGGTACCAACCACGAGATTTTTTCAAATGGTTTCATGATTTTGCTTTAGCCATCAATGACCACAATGCTTATCAATCTTTGAAATCAACATCGCAAAACTTGCAATTTCTTTGTAGTGCCATGCAATGCCATGTAACTGAAAATGCAGAATGGCATACGTTAGAATTCACAATCAACGAAGATACAAAGACTAAGTTTCCTGGATTTTACCAACGAACAGGCTCACGATTAGAAAAAACTAAACTAAATATTGAAGTATGGGATAAATTCAATCCAACTCATAAATTTAAAATTACAAATCAGGGCAAAACCATCCAGTTTCATTTTCCCATTGATCCTCCTGCCGATTACTTTCTTTCTCCAAAAGAAATACGATTTTTAGGAGATTTTGAAATCCGATCTTTTGGGATCACCGTAAAAATCAATAATTTGGAATACAAATTAAAAACAAGTTTTGATAATCAAACAGACACTCTTAACGGACATTTTGTACGGATTGGGAAAAAAGAAATCAACGGAAGTTTTTTCTACATTATTCCCCAAGGTTTTGTGAATTTTTTTATCCCAGGGAATATGGATGAATACTTTAATGAGTTTTTTACCCTACTTATCCAAGGAACCCAAGGAAGGGGAGGTTCCCAAATCCATGCAACGTTTAGAAAAACACCGCGCGGACAAATCAATACGATTACCACTTACAACGAAACTAAAAGGAAACGGTTTTCTTTGTTTGGCGGCGATGATTCTCAAAAGGCAAGTAATGATTTTGATTTTTTTGCCTCATGGGAAGAGGCCATGTTGGAAGATTTAAAGTAAAAACGAAGGCCTCATTTTTTATTTAACTTAAAAAATGGATCTGTTTCCCTATCAAATTAGGAATTAATAAAATTTCTCAGTAGGTCTTTCCCCTCTTCCGATCCAAACGATTCTGGATGGAATTGGACTCCTTCAATTTTTAAAGTTTTGTGTCGAAGTCCCATAATTTCCCCCTTTCCCTCACCTGCGGAAACTCGGGCCGTAATTTCCAAATCCTTGGGAAGCGAAGTTTCTTTCGCCACCAAGGAATGGTAACGCATGATTTCAATGCCCTGTGTGAGCCCTTGGAAGACACCTTTACCATCATGTTCGATTGGAGAAAGTTTACCGTGCATAGCCACATTAGCACGAACCACTTCTCCACCAAATACCGTTGCCATTCCTTGCATTCCAAGACAAATCCCAAGCACGGGAGTTGTTTTACCCAATTCCTTTAGAATGTCAGCACTGACTCCAAAATAAGCCGGGTCTGCGGGATGGCCGGGTCCGGGAGAAATAATAATCTTATCATAGTTAGCTGATTTGATTGTTTCGAAAGATTTTTCATCATTTCGAATCACATCCAGTTGAAAGAGTTCTTCCCTTTCTTCCAAGATTTCACCAACGAGTTGGTAAAGGTTAAATGTAAAAGAATCATAATTGTCTAGGATAAGTACTTTCATAGGGATGTAGATTTTCCTTTGTTTTTGAAATGTTTCATATAAATTTCCATCACAGCTTATGACCCTTTATGTAAATCTAGAGCTTTGCGAACCGAGGCCATTTTATTAATAATTTCTTGGTATTCATCTTCCGGTTTAGAATCAAAAACAATTCCTCCAGAAGCCCGGACAAAACCTTTGATTCCATTCACAAAAAAACTACGAATCGGAATTGCAAATGTACAATCCCCATTCAATCCAAAACTTCCCACAGCACCGCCATACGGACCACGTGGAGATTTTTCAATCCGTTCAATGATCTTCATGGATTCAATCTTTGGGGCACCAGAGAGTGTTCCTGCGGGGAAGGAAGAAGCAAGTCCCGAAAACATATCTTCTTTGGAAGAAAGAATTCCTACCACTTCGCTAGAGATATGTTGCACATGAGAAAATCTTTTTACATCAAAACGTCTACGCACCTTGACTGTTCCAAATTTTGCCACTCGGCCCACATCGTTACGATGAAGGTCGATGAGCATATTGTGTTCGGCGATTTCTTTGGGATCAGTTAAAAGTTTTCTTGCAAGGAGAGTATCTTCTTTGGCGTCAACTCCCCGTTTGGTGGTGCCAGCTAAGGGAAAGGATTCCATTTCTCCTTGCCGTAACCTGAATAATAACTCAGGACTTGCACCCAAAATGGCACGAGATCCAAATTTTACATAATACATATGAGGAGAAGGATTGATCTCTCTCAAGGTTTCATAAATAGCTAATGGATTTCCATCCACTTGATAAATTTCCTCAAAACCAATTTGGCATTGGAAGGTGTTTCCGGCTTTCACTTCTTCTAAAGCCTCTTCCACCATTTGTTTATGCACTTCTTTGGACAAACCCGCTTGTAATAAAGAAACCTTGGCTTTTGGTTTCTCAGACTTTTGCTTCACTGCCAGGTTTAGGATTTGGTTCACTTCATCGATACGGTTTGTGCCGTTATCAAAATAGATTAACTCGCCAGTAAATTTATCGTAAATCAATCCATCTAAATACAATCCAAAAATCATAGCTGGAAAATCAGGGTGGGGTTCCAGTTTTAATTTTGGTTCAAAGAACTGCATACTTTGATAACCCAAATAACCTACAAATCCACCCGCATAACTAATGCTTAGCGAATTATAATCAGTAAGTTCTCTGAGAGCATAGTATGGGTTCTCAACAGAATATTTTTTTCCATCAATTTCTAAAACTCCAGTCTCACCCACGAGGATGTGAGAAGGTTCAAAACCCATAACAGAATACCGAGAATCGTATTGGTTGTCCCCTGCGGATTCTAATAAAAAACAATTCTCGTATTTTGCCTCAACGACCCTAAAAAGTTCCCAAAACTCGATTCCTTCAGGTAAGAATAACGAAGTGTAATTTGGTTTTTTGGGGATTTTGATTTTCGGAAGTGTTTGGGTCATAAAAAACTCTGTATTTGGTACCAAGATTCATTTTTAATCTTATAATGAAATAAAAAAGGCAGGAGCCGGATTCCGGAACCTGCCTTTCGACGTGTGATTTTGAATCCGTTCTTATTTTAAGTTTTGGTTTGCGAAGTCCCAGTTTACTAAATTCCAGAATGCTTCCACGTATTTTGGACGAGCATTACGGAAATCGATATAGTATGCATGTTCCCAAACGTCAATTGTTAGTAAAGATTGGAGACCATCTTTCAATGGGCTACCAGCATTGCTTGTGTTGACGATTTCTACGCCGTCACCTTTTTTAACAAGCCAAGTCCATCCAGATCCAAAGTTAGTAATGGCCGATTGTGAAAACTTTTCTTTGAAAGCATCAAAAGAACCAAAAGACTTAGTGATGAGATCAGCAACAGCACCTGTAGGAGCTCCGCCACCTTTTGGAGAAAGGGAATGCCAGTAGAAAGTATGGTTCCAAATCTGAGCTGCGTTATTGAAAATTCCGCCGGAAGACTTTTTTACAATTTCTTCCAGACTAGCGTTTTCAAACTCAGTACCTTTGATTAGGTTATTGAGATTGGTAACGTAAGTTTGGTGGTGTTTTCCGTAGTGAAACTCGAGAGTTTCTGCAGAAATATGCGGAGCAAGTGCATCCTTAGCATAAGGAAGTTCTGGGAGTTTATGTTCCATGGTGGGTGTCTCCTGATGGATTCAAGTGTATTTGTATTTTGTATCTAGTATGGATCGCAAAAGCAAATCGTAAACTAAAAAAGTAGAATGGTTCTAATCATTCCCTCTATCAATTTCGACTGACTGTAGAACGAACTGTCTTTAATAAATTTAAAATTTCGGAATGTAAAACTCCATTAGAAGCCACTAATTCCGGAAGTCCTGTGTAATAATGGACTCCATTTAAGTCAGTCAATTTCCCACCAGCTTCCGCCAAAATCACAGAAATGGCAGAAACATCCCAGTGTTTGACTGTTTTTTCCCAAATCGCATCCATTACACCTTCAGCGATGAAACAGGCATCCAAAACAAAAGAGCCAGTTCTACGAAAAGAACGTGCGTAGGTTAAAAATCCGGAAAGGTCAGCCATAATTTCCTGGATCATGTGAGCTCGTTTGGTGGGAAGATTCGGTGAAAAAATGGCACGGTTCAATTCAGAAATGGTGGAAGTATAAATTTGTTCCCCATTTTTATATGCGCCCTCTCCCATCACCGCAGAATAGACGGATTCTTGTGGAGGAACAATCACAACTCCACCGACAGGTGTTTCTCTATGTTCTAACCCAAAGGATATTGCATACAAAGGCAGTCCACGAACAAAATTCATGGATCCGTCCACTGGATCTAATACCCACTTAAAATCCCCACCATCAATGGTTGGCTTGTCCTCACAGATAATTCCATCTTTTGGAAAGGATTTTTGTAAAAATCGAATTAAAATATCACCTAACTTACCGTCGGCGGCATCTATTCGTTCCTTTTCATCGGCATCTGTTTGTGATCGAATGGCGGAGACTTCTCGTTGAATTTTTTTTGCTTCATGGATGATTCCCATAGCATTTGCTTTTACGTATTCGATCCGTTTGATGGTTTCATCAATAGGGAAACTAATGGTTGGTGAAGATATGCCCATATTACCTGCTATTTAATTATCGGATGATTTCGTAATGACTTTCCACAAAATATTACCAGACTTCGACTGAGTTCTTTCCACTTCGAATAAAGAAAGATATTCGTGATATTTCTTTAAAGTTTCATCCGGAATCCCCTGGTCTGTTTCTGTCAAAATCGGATAAAAGTTTTTGAAATGCTGGATTGTTTTTGGCAAACTAGGGATTAAAAATCTCAAAGATAGGGATAAATAGTCTATTCCGATGGGACTATAGATCCTTCCTAATTTCCATACTTCAGAATTGATTCCTAATTCTTCACGAATTGTCGATTCTGTTTCTGAAAAATCAATTTCATCAAAGATTTCCGAAAACTTTCGAATCGGCTTATTTTCATCTTTCTCGGATTCTACACGGAAGACCCCACCCTGAAATCGTTTTGCTTGAAAGTCCGTAATATCCTCACCGTCCTCTAAAGTGGAATGGAGGTGAATGATTTTGGTTTGAAAGTACAATCTGTCCGTAAGGATAGAGGGAGTCATATTTTGGGAACCAGGCTTCTTAATTTCTTCCGACTTGGCACCACCCAAATACAACATATCTACAGAAAATACATATAAAAACCGAGACGAACCAAATAACATGGGTCTTACAAAAAACAATTTCCCAGTCTCTCTTTTGGGCCGAGGTTCTGGTAATAAACAGGTTCCCTCGATAGCTTCGGGAATGTATTTTAGAACTGTATGTACAAAATCCTTAATATCACCAAACTCAGGTTGTGTGACCGAAGTTCCGGGGATTACAAATTTTTCCGGAAATTGAATATAAGGGGAATGTAGATTATCTACATAGATTTCACCTGATTTATTTTTTGCGGATGTTTCATTTAGAATCCGATTGATTGATTTATAATCTTGTATTTTCATTATCTATTTTCAAATAACAAAGTTCTATTTTGGAATTCTTTTGATCTTATAACCAAATGGTTTTAAAATGGAAAGTCCGGCCAGTTTGTAACGAGGAGAATGGTTCATTGTAATTTCATAATTGTATTGTTTTCCTTCGCGATGATGGCGCTCAATACTCGCACCAAGAAAACCAAAACGAACACCCGCTTCTTTTAATATCTTTCGGTACAAAAGAATAAAACTTTCGGGAGTTAAGGAAGTTCCTACATAATAGACTTTTCCTTTACCGTAAGTATTAACTGTGATGGCAGGTTTTCCCGAATAAAACTTTTTAGAATCCTTGTATCGTGCGATCACTTTCGCCGTAGTAGGCTCCAAAATTTCGCAAAATTTAGATCCTTTTAATGGTAAAAATCCCATTCGAATTCCCACCTTGTCAGTTGCCGGCGCCTCAAATTGAAACACCTCTACACCCGCCATTTCAGAAAAAACACCAGGAACTGGTTCTTCCACCATCCAATGGTCTTTATCCTTGATTC
Above is a window of Leptospira wolbachii serovar Codice str. CDC DNA encoding:
- a CDS encoding NHL repeat-containing protein — encoded protein: MIRILLLLTFFSFGLLAQESKEYKLTEKAYGLAWDGINFWYIDTNRRAIIKINEIGEQEIFNLGLANLRGISFDAREGKLLVVAPKQILKLDPNSGGITDKIQIPLSNVAGIASVGNYYYILDLDSGKVQIYDQSTSLLIGGFFTDRTRPRDICYGRDSLWISDSADNSIYRYDTKTGKITGSIKTNLRSIRGVLLSGSKLWVVDRENKEIKNIPFVETERFIASGEEEYNLEVTLKFKLDSVSLSKAQIAILHPPSNEQQRIRSVKFSDPAYQPTFIQRNRVQMKKLSIEDLPGEQTVKYKFSSKNQFIKYYVTDEYLDKEAVYPGDVTAFYEKPSEEVKFLPRDYLDAIYQARQTSVGINDFKDKMKAIGVPMQPFRMIRFEKGKPKSMQDSLSIFLLSYGWIPIGDLGLGSNTDKRYFEKKESDLILFQSLNFKSSVSPVYFRKDANSEWENLPAEITYKIK
- a CDS encoding site-2 protease family protein, which produces MESKKTIHILLFILTFFTLTYSDIFLNPQIPQTLENYKLMFFENWPYSASLLFILLAHEMGHYLPARYYGVKATWPYFIPLPVGPIGTMGAVIQIKQQIPDKKVLFDIGIGGPAASLILSVIAWLVGISLSKVIEIPPDFDRSGFLFFGDSLFTYFTTQWILGPIDLSTMDIQAHPLAKAGWVGLLITAVNLLPFGQLDGGHVIYSMFGENYRKWIHRLFVFFMIFALVHFTWLLWGFIIYYVVKIEHPFIRDSVSGIGKFRFYFGASMLVTFLIIFVPKPIILGSEFEESSLLMDIFRLITQSVGLD
- the cysE gene encoding serine O-acetyltransferase, which translates into the protein MFENIKIIKKFDPAAKSYLEIVLCYPGLHALWLHKFAHLLYKLRLPIIPRLVNYISRFLTGIDIHPGAKIAPGVFIDHGSGVVIGETAIIGSGSLIFQGVTLGGTGKESGKRHPTIGKHVVIGAGAKVLGNITVEDHVRVGAGSVVMRNVPAGCTVVGIPGKVVKAGDIASDSVEQMLEHNQMPDPIAKVFSVLLEKVETQQQLINKLYEKQQLLEKSSIEAQEDDRFLQEFIHGDGI
- a CDS encoding SHOCT domain-containing protein, which encodes MLLIFFITDCSSFASKIKLIDSSASLAFFEVEEDEWRKIFPNEVSKLNIDTIKFTELPNVLKSIQYKRGVLAYEDWEVLVPEAYLPEIQKFAEKVVTNKEPKVYLCIFKLDDILAPNVKILKTSFYILGTEEGLVLLFHEINTNISFQTQYSFEDWVIFHPSPIKPIYRPELWLRDKQHTSLYKDKLVSKNGIYGNVVVYQIPELIPNPPLYKYPKEEEVIAPVEQWKSVPEKLKALEEMRKNQLITDEEYNRKKTELLKEF
- a CDS encoding peroxiredoxin family protein encodes the protein MNTLKTVYRLVLFLIVFGFLSGEKWNAQAMPQFQMKDQYGQSYSDSSVKGKPVVLMGCFLRDLELCRKQGRKLYWKMQNLLWKDSSKVHFLLYLDFQETNKLVEDYLEESKTKQFESILLDRKGHLSVGLTKGESYIRIFNKSGKLVSSSYQEQMDEDLIREIYGILKKEI
- a CDS encoding LIC10025 family lipoprotein, with the protein product MAFLKKKYNFHNYLLCTLIFVSVSNCFQKNENYYQFWKGYDHLQRSIKSTSKNEVFFAALAGSLSEENESQLPKTPEGYPFLSLSGSIDNQQNWNLHWNEPEPTKYDFLAKVTFTPKQWEEREIYAVEKKTIHKLNGYQPRDFFKWFHDFALAINDHNAYQSLKSTSQNLQFLCSAMQCHVTENAEWHTLEFTINEDTKTKFPGFYQRTGSRLEKTKLNIEVWDKFNPTHKFKITNQGKTIQFHFPIDPPADYFLSPKEIRFLGDFEIRSFGITVKINNLEYKLKTSFDNQTDTLNGHFVRIGKKEINGSFFYIIPQGFVNFFIPGNMDEYFNEFFTLLIQGTQGRGGSQIHATFRKTPRGQINTITTYNETKRKRFSLFGGDDSQKASNDFDFFASWEEAMLEDLK
- a CDS encoding anthranilate synthase component II; this encodes MKVLILDNYDSFTFNLYQLVGEILEEREELFQLDVIRNDEKSFETIKSANYDKIIISPGPGHPADPAYFGVSADILKELGKTTPVLGICLGMQGMATVFGGEVVRANVAMHGKLSPIEHDGKGVFQGLTQGIEIMRYHSLVAKETSLPKDLEITARVSAGEGKGEIMGLRHKTLKIEGVQFHPESFGSEEGKDLLRNFINS
- a CDS encoding anthranilate synthase component I family protein, which produces MTQTLPKIKIPKKPNYTSLFLPEGIEFWELFRVVEAKYENCFLLESAGDNQYDSRYSVMGFEPSHILVGETGVLEIDGKKYSVENPYYALRELTDYNSLSISYAGGFVGYLGYQSMQFFEPKLKLEPHPDFPAMIFGLYLDGLIYDKFTGELIYFDNGTNRIDEVNQILNLAVKQKSEKPKAKVSLLQAGLSKEVHKQMVEEALEEVKAGNTFQCQIGFEEIYQVDGNPLAIYETLREINPSPHMYYVKFGSRAILGASPELLFRLRQGEMESFPLAGTTKRGVDAKEDTLLARKLLTDPKEIAEHNMLIDLHRNDVGRVAKFGTVKVRRRFDVKRFSHVQHISSEVVGILSSKEDMFSGLASSFPAGTLSGAPKIESMKIIERIEKSPRGPYGGAVGSFGLNGDCTFAIPIRSFFVNGIKGFVRASGGIVFDSKPEDEYQEIINKMASVRKALDLHKGS
- a CDS encoding superoxide dismutase — translated: MEHKLPELPYAKDALAPHISAETLEFHYGKHHQTYVTNLNNLIKGTEFENASLEEIVKKSSGGIFNNAAQIWNHTFYWHSLSPKGGGAPTGAVADLITKSFGSFDAFKEKFSQSAITNFGSGWTWLVKKGDGVEIVNTSNAGSPLKDGLQSLLTIDVWEHAYYIDFRNARPKYVEAFWNLVNWDFANQNLK
- a CDS encoding inositol monophosphatase family protein; amino-acid sequence: MGISSPTISFPIDETIKRIEYVKANAMGIIHEAKKIQREVSAIRSQTDADEKERIDAADGKLGDILIRFLQKSFPKDGIICEDKPTIDGGDFKWVLDPVDGSMNFVRGLPLYAISFGLEHRETPVGGVVIVPPQESVYSAVMGEGAYKNGEQIYTSTISELNRAIFSPNLPTKRAHMIQEIMADLSGFLTYARSFRRTGSFVLDACFIAEGVMDAIWEKTVKHWDVSAISVILAEAGGKLTDLNGVHYYTGLPELVASNGVLHSEILNLLKTVRSTVSRN
- a CDS encoding LIC_10030 family protein translates to MKIQDYKSINRILNETSAKNKSGEIYVDNLHSPYIQFPEKFVIPGTSVTQPEFGDIKDFVHTVLKYIPEAIEGTCLLPEPRPKRETGKLFFVRPMLFGSSRFLYVFSVDMLYLGGAKSEEIKKPGSQNMTPSILTDRLYFQTKIIHLHSTLEDGEDITDFQAKRFQGGVFRVESEKDENKPIRKFSEIFDEIDFSETESTIREELGINSEVWKLGRIYSPIGIDYLSLSLRFLIPSLPKTIQHFKNFYPILTETDQGIPDETLKKYHEYLSLFEVERTQSKSGNILWKVITKSSDN